DNA sequence from the bacterium genome:
GAAGACGTGCAATGGTTGTTGCCATGCCGCCGCCCTCCGGCGCGGCGCTCAAGGAGGTCATCCTTATGCGACGTGGCTTCACACTCATTGAACTGCTGGTTGTCATCGCGATCATCGCCATACTGGCCGCCATTCTCTTCCCGGTGTTCGCCAAAGCCCGGGAGAAGGCGCGCCAGAGCAGTTGCCTCAACAACACCAAGCAGATGGCCATCGCGTGTCTGCAGTATGCACAGGACTACGACGAAGGCCTGGCGCCGTGGTTCTATGCCGCGCTGGGGACCACGCTCTACTACCCCCGCTTCTATGACCCCTACATCAAGAACGCTCAGGTGTGGACCTGTCCCAGCCGTGCCGGTGGCACGTATTCCGGCTCGGCCTACGTGATGGGCGCGTACCCGCATTACGGCTACTCGTGCCTGATCTGCCAGGCCACGCGCGGCACGGCCTCCGGCAGTTGCCCCAACTGGAATGGGCACAAGATCTCGACGTGGGACAGGCCCGCCGAGACGGTGCTGATGGCCGAGACGTGTGCCGACGACTGGCCTCCGACGCCTGGCCTGGGCCGCACCGACCTGGGGAGCGCCCGCTGCTCCATGAGTACCTGGCTGTCGGGCGGGAACCCCTACTACAACGCCTTCCCCCACAACGAGGGGCGCAACATCGTCCTCGGCGATGGCCATGCGAAGTGGTACAGGCGCTACGGCGACACGAGCCTGAAGTTCAACTGAAGCACCCGCCGCGCCTGT
Encoded proteins:
- a CDS encoding DUF1559 domain-containing protein, which codes for MRRGFTLIELLVVIAIIAILAAILFPVFAKAREKARQSSCLNNTKQMAIACLQYAQDYDEGLAPWFYAALGTTLYYPRFYDPYIKNAQVWTCPSRAGGTYSGSAYVMGAYPHYGYSCLICQATRGTASGSCPNWNGHKISTWDRPAETVLMAETCADDWPPTPGLGRTDLGSARCSMSTWLSGGNPYYNAFPHNEGRNIVLGDGHAKWYRRYGDTSLKFN